The Actinomyces wuliandei genome contains the following window.
CACGCAGGGGGGCGTAGGCGGACTCCGCCAGGTAGGTGGGGCTCCACGGCGGCTGGGACCAGTTCTGCCCCTGCTGGTTGTACATGTCCGGCGGCGCCCCGACCGTCACCCCCCGGGCGAAGGCGCCCGGCTCGGCCCACACGTCAGCGCCGTAGGCGTGCACGCCCACGGCGAGGTCGCTCATGACGCCCAGGGCCATGCCAGAGGCCCTGGCCTCCTCCTGTGCCCGGGCGAGCTGCTCGTCAACGACCCACTGGAGCCAGGCGTAGAAGTCGATCCGCTCGGTGAGCGTGCGGGCCTCGTTGGCGACGAAGGCGGAGTCGGCGTCGTGCAGGGTAGCTGGCCACTGCGCCAGTGGGCCGTACTTCTCCGTGAGGGCGCACCACAGGGCGAAGCGCTCCAGCCCCTCCCCCTCCTCAGCGCGGAATCGCTCGAAGTCGCGCTGGCGGGAGTAGGAGCGCCCGGCGGCGAAGATAACCTCCAGGGCCTCACGCTTGGCCTTCCAGGAGGCGTCACGGTCGATCGCCTCCGCGCTGAGGTCGGAGTCCCGGACCTCCTCCACGGCCCACTGCACCAGGGAGCGGCGTGGTCCCGACAAGCGCGAGAACTCCAGGATGTTCTCCGGCCGGATATAGAGTGGGTTGACGAAGCGCCGGGTGACCGGAAGGTAGGGCGAGGGCGTCATGGGGCTGACAGGCTCGGCCGCGTGCAGGGGGTTGATGAGCAGGAAGTCGGCCCCCTTGTCCCCCAGGAAGCTGACCAGCTCGGTGAGGTCATCAGCGTCACCCACCCCCCAGGAGGTTCGCGAGCGCACCGAGTAGAGCTGGGCCATGGCACCCCACCCGCGCTCACCAAGCGACTGGGGCAGGCTCAGGCGGTCCGGCGTGACCGCCAGGGGGGTGGTCACCGTGCCGGTCACTGTGCTGGTCACCGTGCCGACAGCCCCGGCAGGGCCGTCCTGGGCACCGCCAACCCGGGCCACCAGCGTGTGCCACCCGAGGGGAAGGTCACGTGGAAGGGAGAAGGAGGCGCGGCCGATCATGGTGCCGTCCACCTCCCGGGGCAGGGTGAGGTCCTCCACCTGCTGCAGCGGGCGCACCCGACCGTCCTCCAGCCGCACGCTCAGGGTGACCGCAGCACCGTCGGGGACGTGGACCGGGACCGTGGTCGTGGAGGAGGCCCGTACCACGACTACGGGAGGAAGGGTGCGGCGCCACGGGGCGACCTCGTGCTCCGCGAGGGCCTCGGAGATCTCCTGGTCACTGTGCGCCCTCACCCCCAGCGCGTCCAGGACAGCCTCCAGGGTGGCGCGCGACGGCGATGCGAGGTGGCCGTGGTAGTCCCAGTACTCGGTCGAGACCCCGTGGGCCTCGGCAAGCTGCTTCAGACGCTCGGAGGCGGGCTCATGGACGTGTGTGACGTCTGCTCGGTGGGAGGTGGGCTCGTTCATGCGTGTGGGTTCAGCCTTGCGGTCGGTTCTTGGCACGGGCTCCCCGCATCCTTCCTGCGCGGGCCGCAGCGCCCGCACAGGGGACAACAGAGGGGCAGGGCAGCGGCTTCAAGTCTGCCTCACAGTCCCAGCCAGGGCACTCGGGCTCGCCGCACCCCAGCCGGGCTGCCCGCGACGACGTCGGGACGTCAGGTGGTATGTCGGGCGCTCAGGGGACGGGCCGTAAAGGCAAGACCTGAGTCACAGGTTCGCAATCTGCGCGGCGATCTCGTCGGCAGAAGGACCGACGACCACCTGCACGACCCGGCCGGATCGCACGACCCCGAAGACGCCGCAGGCGCGCAGCGCCTCCTCGTCCACCTTCTCCTGGTCCACAACCTCCACCCGCAGCCGCGTGATACAGGGCTCCAGGGCGGTGATGTTGTCCTGCCCGCCGAGGCCGGCGACGATGTCCGCTGCGTTACTCATGAATGCTCCTTAACGCCCACCCCGCTCGCGCCCCGCTCGGACGCACGGGCCCCGGACGGATGAGGCCTGTTGTGGTTGTGGCCAACCTTATCCCAGCCCCGGCTCCCCCATCTCGCCTGCCACGCAGGACACCCGAGAGCCAAGATACTTTTCTTCCCCTGGCGGAATGCCCTCGCGCCCGGCCCCGACAAGGCAGAATGTGCGTCGATCCCGTTCCGTCTCCGACAGGAGCAGCGCAATGACAGCGTCCACCGACACCACCACCCTCACAGGCATCGGCGTGAGCCCGGGCCTGGTTGCCGGGCCAGTCGCCCGCATGGCCCCCTCGATCCCCGAGCCGGAGATCGAGACCCTGCCCTCGGCTGCGGACCTGGAGGAGGCGTGTGACAGTGTCGCGGCCGCTGCCCTGGCAGTCAAGAAGGGCCTGGAGCTGTCGGCGGCCGAGGCCAAGGGAGAGGGCCGCACCCTCCTGGAGACGACCGCCCAGATGGCGGCCGACCCCACCCTGACCTCCTCGGCCCAGGCGATGATCCGCGAGCGGCGCCTGGTCCCGGCGCGCGCGGTGTGGGAGTCGGCGGGAACCCTGGC
Protein-coding sequences here:
- the malQ gene encoding 4-alpha-glucanotransferase: MNEPTSHRADVTHVHEPASERLKQLAEAHGVSTEYWDYHGHLASPSRATLEAVLDALGVRAHSDQEISEALAEHEVAPWRRTLPPVVVVRASSTTTVPVHVPDGAAVTLSVRLEDGRVRPLQQVEDLTLPREVDGTMIGRASFSLPRDLPLGWHTLVARVGGAQDGPAGAVGTVTSTVTGTVTTPLAVTPDRLSLPQSLGERGWGAMAQLYSVRSRTSWGVGDADDLTELVSFLGDKGADFLLINPLHAAEPVSPMTPSPYLPVTRRFVNPLYIRPENILEFSRLSGPRRSLVQWAVEEVRDSDLSAEAIDRDASWKAKREALEVIFAAGRSYSRQRDFERFRAEEGEGLERFALWCALTEKYGPLAQWPATLHDADSAFVANEARTLTERIDFYAWLQWVVDEQLARAQEEARASGMALGVMSDLAVGVHAYGADVWAEPGAFARGVTVGAPPDMYNQQGQNWSQPPWSPTYLAESAYAPLREMLRTVLRHSGALRIDHVIGLFRLWWIPAGMSADHGAYVRYDHEAMMGVVLLEAYRAGAVVIGEDLGTVEPWVRDYLTSRGVLGTSVLWFEKQEDGWPLQPQAYRHLALSTVSTHDLPPTAGYLAEEHVELRERLGLLTQPVDQVRTEARIERDRMLSRLREHGLLGNQPTEREVIEALHRYVVRTPSVLVGVALTDGVGERRAQNQPGTDQEYPNWKMPLADGSGEVVMVEDLPGNVRLSSLVAAVSKEFSELSGRPSHLTARSH
- a CDS encoding PTS transporter subunit EIIB, whose protein sequence is MSNAADIVAGLGGQDNITALEPCITRLRVEVVDQEKVDEEALRACGVFGVVRSGRVVQVVVGPSADEIAAQIANL